From Vitis vinifera cultivar Pinot Noir 40024 chromosome 14, ASM3070453v1, a single genomic window includes:
- the LOC100232969 gene encoding small ribosomal subunit protein eS1y-like: protein MAVGKNKRISKGKKGGKKKAADPFAKKDWYDIKAPSIFSVRNVGKTLVSRTQGTKIASEGLKHRVFEISLADLQNDEDHAYRKIRLRAEDVQGKNVLTNFWGMDFTTDKLRSLVRKWQTLIEAHVDVKTTDNYTLRMFCIAFTKKRQNQNKKTSYAQSSQIRQIRRKMREIMTTQAASCDLKELVRKFIPEMIGREIEKATSSIYPLQNVFIRKVKILKAPKFDLGKLMEVHGDYSEDVGVKMERPAEETVAEVETEVVGA from the exons ATGGCCGTCGG GAAAAACAAGAGGATTTCCAAGGGGAAAAAGGGAGGAAAGAAGAAGGC AGCCGACCCTTTTGCTAAGAAGGACTGGTATGACATTAAGGCGCCTTCGATCTTCAGCGTCAGAAATGTTGGCAAAACCCTTGTTAGCAGAACTCAGGGAACCAAG ATTGCCTCTGAAGGGCTCAAGCACAGAGTGTTTGAGATTTCCCTGGCTGATCTTCAGAACGATGAGGATCATGCCTACAGGAAGATCCGACTGAGAGCTGAGGATGTGCAAGGAAAGAATGTCCTCACAAACTTCTGG gGAATGGACTTTACAACAGACAAGCTGAGGTCTTTGGTGCGCAAGTGGCAGACATTGATTGAGGCTCATGTGGATGTTAAGACAACAGATAACTACACCCTGAGGATGTTCTGCATTGCATTCACAAAGAAGCGTCAAAACCAGAACAAGAAAACTTCATATGCCCAATCCAGTCAGATCCGTCAG ATCCGCCGCAAGATGAGGGAGATTATGACAACCCAAGCCGCATCCTGTGATCTGAAAGAGTTGGTGAGAAAGTTCATCCCTGAGATGATTGGCAGAGAGATTGAGAAGGCAACTTCAAGCATCTATCCTCTACAGAATGTCTTCATTCGAAAAGTCAAGATCTTGAAAGCTCCCAAATTTGATCTTGGAAAGTTGATGGAG GTTCATGGTGACTACTCTGAAGATGTTGGTGTGAAGATGGAGAGGCCAGCTGAGGAAACAGTAGCAGAAGTTGAGACTGAGGTTGTTGGAGCCTAA
- the LOC100252065 gene encoding uncharacterized protein LOC100252065, with amino-acid sequence MVTKTEETELNRLEIQVDNGGGGAWEYLCLVRKLKVRRSDKVLKHGLSILNDPKKRSNLGPEEWTLYEQVAVAAMDCQCLDVAKDCIKVLQKRFPESKRVGRLEGMLLESKGSWAEAEKAYSSLLEENPFDQVVLKRRVAMAKAQGNMSGAIEWLNKYLETFMADHDAWRELAEIYVSLQMYKQAAYCYEELILSQPTLPLYHLAYAEVLYTLGGLENLQTAKKYYASTIDLTGGKNTRALFGICLCTSAIGQLTKGRNKEEKESPELHSLAATALEKIYKQRAPTKLPLLNSALKGLKI; translated from the exons ATGGTGACGAAAACTGAGGAAACAGAGCTCAACAGGCTTGAGATTCAGGTCGATAATGGCGGAGGCGGCGCCTGGGAGTACCTCTGTTTGGTCCGCAAACTCAAGGTTAGGCGTTCTGATAAGGTTCTCAAGCACGGGTTGTCCATTTTGAACGACCCCAAGAAGCGATCTAATCTTGGCCCTGAAG AATGGACTCTATATGAGCAAGTAGCAGTTGCTGCTATGGACTGCCAATGTCTTGATGTTGCAAAG GACTGCATAAAAGTTCTACAGAAGAGATTTCCAGAGAGTAAAAGGGTTG GCAGGTTAGAAGGGATGTTGCTTGAATCAAAGGGATCTTGGGCTGAGGCAGAAAAAGCTTACTCAAGCCTTCTAGAGGAAAATCCATTTGATCAA GTAGTACTTAAGAGGAGGGTAGCTATGGCAAAGGCACAAGGCAATATGTCTGGGGCAATTGAGTGGCTCAATAAATATCTTGAAAC ATTTATGGCAGATCATGATGCCTGGAGAGAACTTGCTGAAATATATGTCTCGCTGCAAAT GTACAAACAAGCAGCATACTGCTATGAGGAGCTAATATTATCTCAACCAACACTTCCACTGTATCACCTAGCCTATGCTGAG GTGCTCTACACACTTGGTGGACTTGAAAACCTCCAAACTGCTAAGAAATACTATGCATCTACCATAGATTTGACTGGGGGCAAGAACACAAGAGCGCTTTTTGGCATATGCTTG TGTACGTCTGCAATCGGACAGCTGACCAAGGGGCGGAACAAGGAAGAAAAGGAGAGCCCAGAGTTGCATTCACTGGCAGCCACAGCCTTGGAGAAGATCTACAAGCAAAGAGCTCCCACCAAACTCCCTCTGCTCAATTCAGCCTTAAAAGGCTTGAAAATTTAA
- the LOC100246931 gene encoding protein FLX-like 4: MAARGHRQPSFEGRAAQAPGMMRHGPFPGSGHTVGLRSLETAPHPDIAENKMLAQVAEIERLAGDNHRLAATHGALRQELVAAQHEISRIKAQIRSIETESDIQIRVLMERIAKMEGDIRAGEHVKKELQQAHIEAQSLVTARQELTTQVQQATQELQKANADVKRLPELHAELDSMGQEHQRLRSTFEYEKGLNVDQVREMQEMEKNLVVMAREVEKLRAEVLNAEKRAHAPNPYSGSYPEPSYPPPTQGSGAYIDSYGRPHAQMIAGTPSAGMIPYGSVAIPPASSGAAWGGAYDPNSHTQH, translated from the exons ATGGCTGCCAGAGGACACCGACAACCATCTTTTGAAGGACGAGCTGCCCAAGCTCCTGGGATGATGCGGCATGGTCCGTTTCCTGGATCGGGGCATACTGTTGGCCTTCGCTCCTTGGAGACAGCTCCTCATCCTGACATTGCAGAGAACAAAATGCTTGCTCAGGTAGCAGAAATAGAACGACTTGCAGGAGATAACCATAGACTGGCTGCTACTCATGGGGCTTTAAGGCAGGAGCTTGTTGCTGCACAGCATGAAATATCAAGAATCAAGGCACAAATAAGGAGCATTGAGACAGAAAGCGATATTCAAATTAGGGTTTTGATGGAGAGGATTGCAAAAATGGAAGGAGATATTAGAGCTGGTGAGCATGTTAAGAAGGAACTGCAACAGGCACATATAGAGGCACAGAGCTTGGTCACTGCTAGACAAGAACTGACCACTCAAGTTCAACAGGCCACCCAGGAATTGCAGAAAGCCAATGCTGATGTTAAAAGGCTCCCAGAATTGCATGCTGAACTTGATAGTATGGGGCAGGAACACCAGAGGTTACG TTCTACATTTGAGTATGAAAAAGGTCTAAATGTGGACCAAGTGAGGGAAATGCAAGAAATGGAGAAGAATCTGGTGGTCATGGCCAGAGAGGTGGAAAAGCTGCGTGCAGAGGTCTTGAATGCTGAGAAGAGAGCACATg CTCCAAACCCTTACAGTGGTTCCTATCCAGAGCCTTCATACCCACCTCCTACTCAAGGCAGTGGTGCCTATATTGACAGCTACGGGAGGCCTCATGCTCAGATGATTGCTGGGACACCTAGTGCAGGAATGATTCCATACGGCAGTGTAGCCATCCCACCAGCTAGTAGTGGTGCTGCCTGGGGAGGGGCATATGACCCCAACTCACATACTCAGCATTAA